In Actinoplanes sp. NBC_00393, a single genomic region encodes these proteins:
- a CDS encoding DUF6220 domain-containing protein yields MRRLFVIVSGVLLAAFALQFVFAAVGAFTEPGGDDSYALHSITGMAIIPALCLLTILCAVLARAPGRVVGLTVLPLGLVILQALIAMLAGAFTDASGASTPVSLTIGGLHAVNGIIAVHVVVGVMRAAKMLADDVPVPQGVA; encoded by the coding sequence ATGCGCAGACTCTTCGTGATCGTCAGCGGCGTGCTGCTGGCCGCGTTCGCACTGCAGTTCGTGTTCGCCGCCGTCGGCGCGTTCACCGAGCCCGGCGGCGACGACTCCTACGCGCTGCACAGCATCACCGGGATGGCCATCATTCCGGCCCTGTGCCTGCTCACCATCCTGTGCGCAGTCCTCGCCCGGGCGCCCGGCCGGGTCGTCGGCCTCACCGTCCTGCCGCTCGGCCTGGTCATCCTGCAGGCGCTGATCGCCATGCTGGCCGGCGCGTTCACCGACGCCTCCGGCGCCAGCACCCCGGTCAGCCTCACCATCGGCGGGCTGCATGCTGTCAACGGCATCATCGCCGTGCACGTCGTGGTCGGCGTCATGCGGGCCGCTAAGATGCTGGCGGACGACGTTCCGGTACCCCAGGGTGTGGCATGA